In Archangium violaceum, the following are encoded in one genomic region:
- a CDS encoding AAA family ATPase yields MASSPALPRPGSPATSAPWLEELDILIRARYPLLYLVSWEEHRVDTLLADMARAHGKALLTWSTTRGLRHAGGSRGPTFPEDTRNPLEALAAIEKLSEPSLVVLKDFHPYLEEKPVVRALRELAHFLKSTFTTVILLSPTLTIPTELEKEISVLDVPLPGFQELLNLLKEIVAVVRRGNKATIELSREDAEQLIKAAQGLTLSEAENAFAKAIAHDGKLSAADIRRVQDEKRQVIRKSGLLEYYPPEQDLGNVGGLQNLKGWLTRRTAAFGERARQFGLPEPRGLLLLGVQGCGKSLTAKAISAHWNLPLLRLDMGRIFSGLVGSSEENLRKAIRVAESIAPVVLWVDEIEKGLSGVASSGTADGGVTARVFGTLLTWLQEKTAPVFVVATANRIEGLPPELLRKGRFDEIFFIDLPEAAERRDIFRIHLQRRKREPAAYDLHALADMASDFSGAEIEQVVIAGLYEAFAENVELGQAHLTRAIQETFPLAVTMRDEILRLREWARGRTRPASSSVSGSRKE; encoded by the coding sequence ATGGCGTCCAGTCCCGCGCTCCCCCGTCCCGGGTCCCCGGCCACCTCCGCCCCCTGGCTGGAGGAGCTCGACATCCTCATTCGCGCCCGCTACCCGCTCCTCTACCTCGTCTCGTGGGAGGAGCACCGCGTCGACACCCTCCTCGCGGACATGGCCCGCGCCCACGGCAAGGCGCTCCTCACCTGGTCCACCACCCGGGGCCTGCGCCACGCGGGCGGCTCCCGCGGCCCCACCTTCCCCGAGGACACCCGCAACCCCCTCGAGGCCCTCGCCGCCATCGAGAAGCTCTCCGAGCCCTCCCTCGTCGTCCTCAAGGACTTCCATCCCTACCTCGAGGAGAAGCCCGTGGTGCGTGCCCTGCGCGAGCTCGCCCACTTCCTCAAGAGCACCTTCACCACCGTCATCCTCCTGTCCCCCACGCTCACCATCCCCACCGAGCTGGAGAAGGAGATTTCGGTCCTCGATGTCCCGCTGCCCGGCTTCCAGGAGCTGCTCAACCTGCTCAAGGAGATCGTCGCCGTGGTGCGCCGGGGCAACAAGGCCACCATCGAGCTGTCGCGCGAGGACGCCGAGCAGCTCATCAAAGCCGCCCAGGGCCTCACGCTGTCGGAGGCGGAGAACGCCTTCGCCAAGGCCATCGCCCATGACGGCAAGCTGAGCGCCGCCGACATCCGCCGCGTCCAGGACGAGAAGCGCCAGGTCATCCGCAAGAGCGGGCTGCTCGAGTACTACCCGCCGGAGCAGGACCTGGGGAACGTCGGGGGACTGCAGAACCTCAAGGGGTGGCTCACCCGGCGCACCGCCGCCTTCGGCGAGCGCGCCCGCCAGTTCGGCCTGCCCGAGCCGCGCGGTCTGCTGCTGCTGGGCGTGCAGGGCTGCGGCAAGAGCCTCACCGCCAAGGCCATCTCCGCGCACTGGAACCTGCCCCTGCTGCGGCTCGACATGGGCCGCATCTTCAGCGGCCTGGTGGGCTCCTCCGAGGAGAACCTCCGCAAGGCCATCCGCGTCGCCGAGAGCATCGCCCCCGTGGTGCTGTGGGTGGATGAGATTGAAAAAGGCCTGTCCGGCGTGGCCTCCTCGGGCACGGCCGACGGTGGCGTCACCGCGCGCGTCTTCGGCACCCTGCTCACCTGGCTCCAGGAGAAGACGGCCCCCGTGTTCGTCGTGGCCACCGCCAACCGGATCGAAGGGCTGCCCCCCGAGCTGCTGCGCAAGGGACGCTTCGACGAGATCTTCTTCATCGACCTGCCCGAGGCCGCCGAGCGCCGCGACATCTTCCGCATCCACCTGCAGCGGCGGAAGAGGGAGCCAGCCGCGTACGACCTGCACGCGCTGGCCGACATGGCCTCGGACTTCAGCGGCGCGGAGATAGAGCAGGTCGTCATCGCCGGGCTCTACGAGGCCTTCGCCGAGAACGTGGAGCTGGGACAGGCCCACCTCACGCGCGCCATCCAGGAGACCTTCCCGCTCGCCGTCACCATGCGGGATGAAATCCTCCGGCTGCGCGAGTGGGCCCGCGGGCGCACCCGGCCCGCCTCGTCGTCGGTCAGCGGTTCGCGGAAGGAGTAG
- a CDS encoding Uma2 family endonuclease, producing MEPVARMDVDEMGMGKRPATYTDLEELPPNMVGEIIAGELYVSPRPAVDHMVTSSLLGYELTGPFQKGRGGPGGWIIADEPELHLGGNVLIPDLAGWRRERYSKLPRGKALTIAPDWLCEILSPSTEARDRAAKLPAYAREGIRHVWLVDPVVRTLEVFRLEGPHYMLLTTFAGDGRVRAEPFDAVELELKSIWEE from the coding sequence ATGGAACCTGTCGCTCGGATGGACGTGGATGAGATGGGGATGGGAAAGCGACCCGCGACCTACACGGACCTGGAGGAGCTCCCTCCGAACATGGTGGGGGAGATCATCGCTGGCGAGCTGTACGTGAGCCCGCGACCCGCGGTGGACCACATGGTCACCTCCTCCCTGCTTGGCTACGAGTTGACCGGCCCCTTCCAAAAGGGTCGCGGCGGTCCCGGTGGTTGGATCATCGCGGATGAACCCGAGCTCCATCTGGGCGGAAATGTGCTCATTCCGGATCTCGCCGGATGGCGCCGCGAGCGGTATTCCAAGCTTCCGCGCGGCAAGGCCCTGACGATCGCTCCCGATTGGCTCTGCGAAATCCTGTCGCCCTCCACGGAAGCGCGTGACCGCGCGGCCAAGCTGCCAGCCTATGCGCGAGAGGGCATTCGGCACGTGTGGCTCGTGGACCCGGTCGTACGCACGCTGGAGGTGTTCCGACTGGAGGGGCCACACTACATGCTGCTCACCACCTTCGCGGGTGACGGACGGGTCCGCGCGGAACCCTTCGATGCCGTCGAACTGGAGCTGAAATCCATCTGGGAGGAGTAA
- the recF gene encoding DNA replication/repair protein RecF (All proteins in this family for which functions are known are DNA-binding proteins that assist the filamentation of RecA onto DNA for the initiation of recombination or recombinational repair.) codes for MRLLALHVQDFRNLGQVSLAPSPHATIAVGQNGQGKTNLLEALYFLATLKPLRAGRLSELVRWGTQGARVTGRFLLKGAEREISVEVSGGVRQAFVDGKKASSLEDYFGGVSVVAFTPDDLEVVKGGPDARRAFLDRAVFNRFPAFLRESREYGRALKNRNRLLREGPVDPAYLEAYDETLARAGARVYARRRALMAELAPRAQATFGSIGRTPEPAVYGYHPAHLGDVDFAAADEAALAVALREALAARYRRDTERRFTSVGPHADDVTVTLGGRSARAYASQGQQRALVLGWKIAEIENLETAMGFLPLLMLDDVSSELDPERNAYLMNYLSASGAQVFLTTTDAGLVRAAAAQDTQWLSVRTGEVTSVPPARELPADEPA; via the coding sequence GTGCGCCTGTTGGCACTTCACGTCCAGGATTTCCGCAACCTTGGCCAGGTCTCCCTGGCGCCGAGCCCGCACGCGACCATCGCGGTGGGGCAGAACGGCCAGGGGAAGACGAACCTGCTGGAGGCGCTCTACTTCCTCGCGACGCTGAAGCCGCTGCGGGCCGGGCGCCTGTCGGAGCTGGTGCGGTGGGGAACGCAGGGGGCTCGGGTGACGGGCCGCTTCCTGCTCAAGGGAGCCGAGCGGGAAATCTCCGTCGAGGTGTCCGGAGGCGTGCGGCAGGCCTTCGTGGACGGGAAGAAGGCCTCGAGCCTGGAGGACTACTTCGGGGGCGTGTCGGTGGTGGCCTTCACGCCGGACGACCTGGAGGTGGTGAAGGGAGGGCCGGACGCGCGGCGGGCCTTCCTGGACCGGGCGGTGTTCAACCGCTTCCCGGCGTTCTTGCGCGAGAGCCGTGAGTACGGGCGGGCGCTGAAGAACCGCAACCGGCTGCTGCGCGAGGGCCCGGTGGACCCGGCGTACCTGGAGGCCTACGACGAGACGCTCGCGAGGGCGGGAGCGCGGGTGTACGCACGGCGGCGGGCGCTGATGGCGGAGCTGGCGCCGAGGGCGCAGGCGACGTTCGGCTCCATCGGGCGGACGCCGGAGCCGGCGGTCTACGGCTACCACCCGGCGCACCTGGGGGACGTGGACTTCGCGGCGGCGGACGAGGCCGCGCTGGCGGTGGCGCTGAGGGAGGCGCTGGCGGCGCGCTACCGGAGGGACACCGAGCGGCGCTTCACCTCGGTGGGGCCGCACGCGGACGACGTGACGGTGACGCTGGGCGGACGGAGCGCGCGGGCGTACGCGAGCCAGGGACAGCAGCGGGCGCTGGTGTTGGGGTGGAAGATCGCGGAGATCGAGAACCTCGAGACGGCGATGGGCTTCCTGCCGCTGCTGATGCTGGACGACGTGTCGAGCGAGCTGGACCCGGAGCGCAACGCGTACCTGATGAACTACCTGTCGGCGAGCGGCGCGCAGGTGTTCCTCACGACGACGGATGCGGGTCTGGTGCGCGCGGCCGCGGCGCAGGACACGCAGTGGCTGAGCGTGCGGACCGGAGAGGTGACGAGCGTGCCACCGGCTCGGGAGCTGCCCGCGGACGAGCCCGCGTAG
- a CDS encoding YiaA/YiaB family inner membrane protein, protein MSRQPNTTAVQATHSGAWVLQSWLSFALAVGVTALGIYHLPVDGWQKAFLGMGLLFSIGSTFSLSKTVRDQHEQERLTARIDEARVTKLLAEVDPISLK, encoded by the coding sequence ATGTCCCGCCAGCCCAACACCACCGCCGTGCAGGCCACCCACAGTGGCGCCTGGGTCCTCCAGTCCTGGCTCTCCTTCGCCCTGGCCGTCGGCGTGACGGCGCTCGGCATCTACCACCTGCCCGTCGACGGCTGGCAGAAGGCCTTCCTGGGCATGGGGCTGCTCTTCAGCATCGGCTCCACCTTCAGCCTGTCCAAGACGGTGCGCGACCAGCACGAGCAGGAGCGCCTCACCGCCCGCATCGACGAGGCCCGCGTCACCAAGCTGCTCGCCGAGGTGGACCCCATCAGTCTCAAGTGA
- a CDS encoding DUF4265 domain-containing protein — MPGEEQDGRSEGLVKLTFPLDASAWHGSATEILWAEKVTDSQYRLRNTPFYAYGVSAEDVVFAREQDGRLVFAGVARHGGHSTYRIIKAKGSDPVRFQERWAPLQKLGCSYEEGPGGLLAVDVPPELTIHAAYSLLEQGEEARVWSFEEGHCGHPLQVQR; from the coding sequence ATGCCAGGGGAGGAGCAGGATGGACGGAGCGAGGGACTGGTCAAACTGACCTTCCCGCTCGATGCGAGTGCCTGGCACGGTTCGGCAACGGAGATCCTCTGGGCCGAGAAGGTCACGGACAGCCAATACCGTCTGAGGAACACCCCTTTCTACGCGTACGGGGTCAGCGCGGAGGATGTCGTGTTCGCGCGAGAGCAGGACGGGCGGCTCGTCTTCGCTGGGGTGGCCCGGCACGGAGGCCACTCCACGTATCGCATCATCAAGGCCAAGGGCTCGGACCCGGTCCGATTTCAGGAGCGGTGGGCACCCCTTCAGAAACTGGGTTGTAGCTACGAGGAGGGTCCTGGCGGGCTTCTCGCGGTGGATGTTCCGCCGGAGTTGACCATCCACGCCGCCTACTCTCTGTTGGAGCAGGGAGAGGAGGCGCGGGTCTGGAGTTTCGAGGAGGGGCACTGCGGCCATCCATTGCAGGTGCAACGGTAG
- a CDS encoding HNH endonuclease → MSLDYFQGFLSQVGVPTDALPVDGRHLSPEQALKLLPHLLRTPVTLGNFAQRRMAAHLLLEVATGQHPVTREELHARMRRFLRLLVLRPDGYLVRPTTGEAKQRVGEVNVAEDGSLRVGRFEVGPFYAIEGGRLWLVDMELEVLREAPSLGAYAPDDGVVLPALEGAELALVDTVEGLFQLVVHPVETVEGLTRLPGAVRELVQNAPEYWNAFRHKPHGERIRAVSRLTTSVVLVVGTAGAGAAKTASWGGTLGHFSVPVFSLTGEGALALRLVGVSGGRLVTGAGQVLGATYVLHMANTGTPGPTGSVPPSEPGAKAGARGGPGSGKRFTEEVKASAEQAAGGRCVFCGRPTTREPGPAQRNTDHAVPKSRGGNNTLDNAQNTCRTCNLDKGSKTTEEFLEGR, encoded by the coding sequence ATGAGCCTGGACTATTTCCAAGGCTTCCTTTCGCAGGTGGGCGTGCCTACCGACGCACTGCCCGTGGACGGGCGCCACCTTTCCCCCGAACAGGCGCTGAAGCTGTTGCCGCACCTGCTGAGGACCCCTGTGACGCTGGGCAACTTCGCTCAACGCCGCATGGCGGCACACTTGTTACTGGAAGTGGCCACGGGCCAGCATCCGGTGACGCGCGAAGAGCTGCACGCGCGCATGCGCCGTTTCCTCCGATTGTTGGTGCTGAGGCCGGACGGCTACCTGGTGCGGCCCACCACGGGCGAGGCCAAACAGAGGGTCGGAGAGGTGAATGTCGCGGAGGATGGTTCGCTGCGCGTTGGCCGCTTCGAGGTAGGCCCTTTCTACGCCATTGAAGGCGGGCGCCTGTGGTTGGTGGACATGGAACTGGAGGTGCTTCGGGAGGCACCGTCCCTGGGTGCCTATGCGCCGGATGACGGTGTGGTGCTGCCCGCGCTGGAGGGAGCGGAACTGGCACTGGTGGACACGGTGGAGGGCCTCTTCCAGCTCGTTGTCCACCCCGTGGAAACCGTGGAGGGCCTCACCCGGTTGCCGGGAGCGGTACGAGAGCTCGTCCAGAACGCTCCCGAGTATTGGAATGCCTTCCGCCACAAGCCCCACGGTGAGCGGATACGCGCCGTTTCCCGGCTCACCACGAGCGTCGTGCTGGTGGTGGGAACCGCGGGGGCGGGAGCGGCGAAGACAGCCTCCTGGGGCGGCACGCTGGGCCACTTCTCCGTGCCCGTCTTCTCGCTGACGGGAGAGGGCGCGCTGGCGCTGCGATTGGTGGGGGTGTCCGGAGGGCGGCTCGTCACCGGAGCGGGACAGGTGCTCGGTGCCACCTACGTGCTGCACATGGCCAATACGGGGACCCCTGGTCCAACTGGGAGTGTCCCTCCGTCGGAACCGGGCGCGAAGGCAGGCGCACGAGGAGGTCCCGGTTCCGGGAAGAGATTCACCGAGGAGGTGAAGGCGTCCGCCGAGCAAGCAGCCGGAGGGCGATGTGTCTTCTGCGGGCGCCCGACAACGAGGGAGCCGGGACCCGCGCAGCGCAACACGGATCATGCCGTGCCGAAGTCGCGAGGTGGAAACAACACCCTCGACAATGCCCAGAACACCTGCAGAACCTGTAACCTCGACAAGGGAAGCAAGACGACCGAGGAGTTCCTCGAGGGACGCTGA
- a CDS encoding LysR family transcriptional regulator encodes MPPRKLPRHLVWLESFAAAVESGSLEGAAEHLGVARSVVSEHLRALEDALAEGQPLLERGPGRRLHLTARGEKLYEGTQMPLHQLDLKRLRDLASAEPSLRLGLNTTLSNFLLAGIAEDASRAGIKPEVRFGGPFELVRLVQTHQLDLALDFTPLPPHRGLEAESLLRLPFVVLAGPQSDLALHPGSRRSLHVRDLEGHAFVDWLRDDPYGGANSARFAAHGVTVREVARGESFLHLFDLLRAFRACAIAPDLRPLRSFPEDLSVWPLREEDPQFIEVVALRPSGGPRSEAARLVLDGLRQRLTPNRRRKTE; translated from the coding sequence ATGCCCCCGCGCAAGCTCCCGCGACACCTCGTCTGGCTCGAGTCCTTCGCCGCCGCCGTCGAGTCCGGCAGTCTCGAAGGCGCCGCCGAGCACCTCGGCGTGGCCCGCTCCGTCGTCAGCGAGCACCTCCGCGCCCTCGAGGACGCCCTCGCCGAGGGTCAGCCCCTCCTCGAGCGCGGCCCCGGCCGCCGCCTCCACCTCACCGCCCGCGGCGAGAAGCTCTACGAGGGCACCCAGATGCCCCTCCACCAGCTCGACCTCAAGCGCCTGCGCGACCTCGCCAGCGCCGAGCCCAGCCTGCGCCTCGGTCTCAACACCACCCTCTCCAACTTCCTCCTCGCCGGCATCGCCGAGGACGCCTCGCGCGCCGGCATCAAGCCCGAGGTCCGCTTCGGCGGCCCCTTCGAGCTCGTGCGGCTGGTGCAGACGCACCAGCTCGACCTCGCCCTGGACTTCACCCCCCTGCCTCCCCACCGGGGTCTCGAGGCCGAGTCCCTGCTGCGCCTGCCCTTCGTGGTGCTCGCCGGTCCCCAGAGCGACCTGGCCCTCCACCCGGGCTCGCGCCGCTCCCTCCACGTGCGCGACCTGGAGGGCCATGCCTTCGTGGACTGGCTCCGGGATGATCCCTACGGCGGCGCCAACAGCGCCCGCTTCGCCGCGCACGGCGTCACCGTGCGCGAGGTGGCCCGAGGGGAGAGCTTCCTCCACCTCTTCGACCTGCTGCGCGCCTTCCGCGCCTGCGCCATCGCCCCCGACCTGCGGCCCCTGCGCTCCTTCCCCGAGGACCTCTCTGTCTGGCCCCTGCGCGAGGAGGACCCCCAGTTCATCGAGGTGGTGGCCCTCCGTCCCTCCGGTGGGCCCCGCTCCGAGGCCGCCCGGCTCGTGCTCGACGGATTGCGTCAAAGACTGACACCGAACCGTCGTCGGAAAACCGAATAA
- a CDS encoding LysR family transcriptional regulator: MIQLQRLEGFYWVARSEGYARAARAFPYPITQPGVHQQVKRLESELGVRLFERVGKDRVVLTPQGRALYDYVAPFYEGLPGLERSLRSGEVGGRLRIHASGHTLLHLLPPWLRRLQGQRPDIEVALFEAKVPAVSLVRSGEADLLVDHLPEVPADLEVRQVGRTRAFLCIPSNHRLARKGAVSPEPFGDEPFITYSSDPQLRELQLAALAHFGVVPRRMYAADSSETILGFVAAGLGYSLLASLLPRGPRVPGVVAWPLTEPAREFPIYAAWRKGKQRDPLIDALLELAPKPSSP, from the coding sequence ATGATCCAGCTTCAGCGTCTCGAGGGTTTCTATTGGGTCGCGCGGTCCGAGGGGTATGCCCGGGCGGCGCGCGCGTTCCCGTACCCCATCACCCAGCCGGGCGTGCACCAGCAGGTGAAGCGGTTGGAGTCCGAGCTGGGCGTGCGCCTCTTCGAGCGGGTGGGGAAGGACCGCGTGGTGCTCACGCCGCAGGGCCGCGCGCTCTACGACTACGTGGCCCCGTTCTACGAGGGGCTGCCCGGGCTGGAGCGTTCGCTGCGCTCGGGCGAGGTGGGAGGCCGGCTGCGCATCCACGCCTCGGGACATACGCTGCTCCACCTGCTGCCGCCGTGGCTGCGGCGCTTGCAGGGCCAGCGGCCGGACATCGAGGTGGCCCTCTTCGAGGCGAAGGTGCCGGCGGTGTCGCTCGTGCGCTCGGGCGAGGCGGACCTGCTGGTGGACCACCTGCCCGAGGTGCCTGCGGACCTGGAGGTCCGGCAGGTGGGCAGGACGCGCGCCTTTCTCTGCATCCCGTCCAACCACCGGCTGGCGCGCAAGGGGGCGGTGAGCCCCGAGCCATTCGGGGACGAGCCCTTCATCACCTACAGCTCGGACCCGCAGCTGCGCGAGTTGCAGCTCGCGGCGCTCGCGCACTTCGGCGTGGTGCCGCGGAGGATGTACGCGGCGGACTCGTCGGAGACGATTCTCGGCTTCGTGGCGGCGGGACTCGGGTACTCGCTGCTGGCCTCGCTGCTGCCGCGAGGGCCGCGAGTCCCGGGCGTGGTGGCCTGGCCCCTCACGGAGCCGGCTCGCGAGTTCCCCATCTACGCCGCCTGGCGCAAGGGCAAGCAGAGGGATCCGCTCATCGACGCGCTGTTGGAGCTCGCTCCGAAGCCGTCAAGTCCATGA
- a CDS encoding DUF962 domain-containing protein, with amino-acid sequence MKTLVDHLAQYAAYHRDRRNIATHFIGIPMIAVAVATLLSRSGLEVFGLWVSPALVVSLGAVLFYARLDARFGLTMAVLMSLNLWVGQALAAQSFTTWLSAGIGLFVVGWVFQFVGHYFEGRKPAFVDDLVGLIVGPLFVVAEVAFLLGLRSEVRQAVEARSGPTYIRSKAVA; translated from the coding sequence ATGAAAACGCTCGTGGATCACCTCGCGCAGTACGCGGCCTATCACCGTGACCGTCGCAACATCGCCACGCACTTCATCGGCATCCCGATGATCGCGGTGGCCGTCGCCACCCTGCTCTCGCGCTCCGGCCTCGAGGTGTTCGGGCTGTGGGTGTCGCCAGCCCTCGTGGTCAGCCTCGGCGCGGTGCTCTTCTACGCGCGGCTGGATGCGCGTTTCGGGCTGACCATGGCCGTGCTCATGTCACTGAACCTGTGGGTGGGACAGGCGCTGGCCGCGCAATCCTTCACCACCTGGCTGAGCGCTGGCATTGGCTTGTTCGTGGTCGGCTGGGTGTTCCAGTTCGTGGGTCATTACTTCGAGGGGCGCAAGCCGGCCTTCGTGGACGACCTGGTCGGCCTGATCGTGGGGCCCTTGTTCGTCGTCGCCGAGGTGGCGTTCCTGCTGGGGCTGCGCTCCGAGGTGCGTCAGGCCGTGGAAGCGCGGTCCGGCCCCACCTACATCCGGAGCAAGGCGGTCGCCTGA